Below is a window of Apodemus sylvaticus chromosome 5, mApoSyl1.1, whole genome shotgun sequence DNA.
GTGACTCTGAACCTGCCCACGGCCTCCAGCCACACGCTCCAGACACGCACAGTCAGGAACAGCAGAGACCCCGTTTGGAATCAGAACTTCCACTTCCGGATCCATAGGCAGCTCAAGGTAGACCAGGCATCAAGTCTGGCCCCGTCCTTGTCCCGGTGCTCCACTGCCACATGTGTCTCCTAGTCTGCCATTCCTGCCCCGTTCACCATCTCACTCCTCTCTTTGTGCTTCTTCCAGAATGTTATGGAACTGAAAGTCTTTGACCAAGACCTGGTGACCAAGGATGACCCCGTGTTGTCAGTGCTGTTTGACGTGGGGACTCTGCGCGTTGGGACTCAGCGCGAGAGCTTCTCATTGAGCACTCAGGTAAagctcgggggtggggtgggggaaataGCCCCCCCTGCCCTGTTCTGGGGGCAGAGCTTTGGAGGCTCCCCTGCTCCTGGGAGAGGCCCAGGAATCCCAAGTGACTTCACCAAGAAGCAGTccttctccagcttctttctcaCCTGGTCAGAAGCATAGTTTTCTGTGAGCAGTCAAGGGAGTGTAGACAGAATGACCTGGAAAGGGACGGTTGCCCTTCCCCACTACCAAGGCCTCCGCAGCCGCCTGGCCCCTCTGGTTTGCCAGGCCCTCTGACTTGCGTCTCTTTCTAGGAGGATGGGCGCTTGGAAGTTGAGTTTCGACTTCAGACTCTGTAAGTTGGtcttgggagtgggggaggggatgggagagggtggTGAGTGGCAGTGGGAAGCTCCCTTCTGAGAGGGGCAGTGCCCAGCTCACCTAGGCTGGCATCCCTTCCTGGTAGAGGAGGAGTTCCCGGCCTCTTGCAGAGAGTCACTGGGTCCTCTTTCCAGGACAGACTGTGAGGAACAGCTCATCAGCAATGGTATCCTGGTGGTGAGTGAAGAGCCCGGGGCTCCCCTAGCTGTCATCCCTCATGCTGTCTGCTGTTCTTCCAGGCCTGACACTGGTCCACACAGTCTAGGTCATGTAGGCCGAGTTGGGGGCCTTGGTATGCGTGTTCACCAAGAGAGTACATCTCAAGCACATGCTTAGTGACTAAGGGTGATGGAAGAATGTTCTGGGAATAGGGATCAGGAGCCCACAATGTACAGCCCCAAAGATGGGGTGCACCTTGTGTTTAAGGGGATGTCTTGACCATAGGCCCGGGAGCTCTCCTGCTTACATGTTGAACTGAAGAGGACAGGAGAACCAAAGAGTGAGTTCTCCCCCCTTAGGGAGCCCTTCCATcctgtctcttctccctttctgaGGGGTAAGCTTATTGTGCTGGCTGCTTTCAGGTCCCAAAGGCAGGGCGGAAGGTTGGGAGGCAAGTTTATGCCAGGTCTGCCCTGggctccatctctccatctggaCCATGCCAGAGACGGAGTTCCCTACAGACATGATCAGGCATTCCCTGGACAGATCCCGTCCTGAGTTCTGGTTCCTGTTTCTAGGGTCAGAGCGCAAAGTTCAACTTGTGGTTGCTGGGGCCTGTGAGGGCCCCCAGGACGCCTCTGCCGGTACTGCATCTTTCCACTTCCATTATCCAGCCTGCTGGGAGCAAGATCTGAATGTCCGTCTGCAGGTGGTGTGCCTTGCTCGTGGGACCCTAGAGCCACTGCCCCTCTTCTCTCAGCACCTCTCAGCCTGAGCTGTgctcccccgccccacccccttgCACTGCTCCTGTCCGTCAGGTCATGTGGGTTAATTTCTTTGTTCCCTTCCCTACTGTTCTTCTGTCCCTGCCACGGGGAGTTGGTGGGGTCTTAGCAAAGAAAGGAGTAATGACTCGAGGGGTCCTTTCTCTCCCTGATCCTAAGGATGACCCCCATGAGCAGCTGAAGGTGCCACTACAAACTCTACCCTCTTCGCAGCTGGTGAGACTCGTCTTCCCCACATCCCAGGTACTGGTCATCTAGAGGAGCTGGGGTCATGCACGGGGCTGCTGCTGACCCTGGTCTGCAGTCAGCCTCCTTCAGGCCATGCCGAGGGATCAGTGGGTGCAAGGGTAGACCTGTGGAAGTGCTTGGGGCCCAAGGGCTCGTGGGGATGTTCTGGGGTTCACCAAGGCCACAGTGGGGCGGAGGTACCCAGCCTTTCTCATCATGGTCCTCATGGTTTCCAGGAACCACTGATGAGGTTGGAACTCAAGAAAGAAGAAGGGTAAGAGCCTGTCTGGGGATGGGAGAGCGGGACGGCACCCAGGCAGGGCAGTTAGTCGGGCCGGGGGTGGGGAAGACGGAAATGCAGCACCTCCTGGGGACAGAGGGCTGTGCATCAGGACGAGGCTTCAGCGTGGACGGGCTGTTCTTAATGTCCCCACTTGGGTTTGCTACAGTATGTGTGGGCCCTGCCTAGTACGCCATCCTGGGAAACTCAGGATCAGTGTCTTATCTAGATTAGCAGGCAGGGAGGTGAGGACAGttccggaggctgaggcagagcaaGGACACCAAGAAGGGGGAGGTATGCCTCTTGGCATGGAGACTGTTGACGAGTTGCCATCTTGGGATAGTGGTTCTTCCTCACAAATATGTGGAGGCAGTGGCCTTCTCTGCCCTGTTGTCATTTTTGGAGATGTGGGTGAGGGAGAGATTGGACTTGGAGATGGAGGTCAGCCCTGGAACCTGGATGCACCTGTTCCCAACGTGCTTTACCACAATCACATGTCTGCGTGGTTCTGgggtccccaccaccaccactccacaGCAAGTCGTGGTGCTGACTGAGAAGAGAGCGAGGGTCTGGCTGGCGAAGACAACCAGGTTCTTCCTCTGTAACTGCTTCTCGgtctctttcttctccccagaCCAAAGGAGCTGGCCGTGCGGCTGCGCTGTGGGCCGTGCCCCGAGGAGCAGGCCTTCCTAAGCAAGAGGAAGCAGGTGGTGGCTGCCGCCCTGAAAGAGGCCCTACAGCTGGACCAGGACCTGCGTGAGGACGAGGTCTGAGGCTGGAGCATGGCTAGGTGGAGAGCTTGTCAGGCCTGCTCGGAGCCTGCCTGCTCAGTGCTGGGGTAGTTGTGCAAGCCAGAGCTGGTGCCCACTCGGGCAAGCCCTgctgcccttcctcttcctcagtgCTGTCAGAGTGGCACATGAGCTACCTGGGGCTCAGAGATGGGAGTTCCCACAGCTGGCCTGCCTTCCCTGTTTCTCCGTCCCCCACCTGACTGATGAGTAAGGTGGCGTCACTAGGACAAGGAGGGTCTCTTGGCTCAGAATAGTCCTCAGAGGTTCAGACCTGCCTCAGCTGTCTCCCAGGGCAGtaaattccagcactggagagcagGGCTTTTGGGAGACCTTCGAAGGAGCCTTGGGGGCTTCCAGAAGGTGATCTCAGACTCCTATGGGTGCCAATAAGCAATAAAGCCTGGCTCTTGTTAGGCTGTCCTTCCTGGAGCTCTGATGTTTGAAACAGTGAGACCTTTGGAAGGCTGCTTCTGACTGGATTCTCAGCAGGGGTAACTCAGAGCTGGTCCCCAGGTCCAATCACATGTTGACTCCCATGCTCATGTCCCATGCAGCTTTCTCTATCCCTTGGGCTTTTTTGAACCTGGCTTTCCTCTTCCAGATCCCAGTGATCGCTGTGATGGCCACTGGTGGTGGGATCCGGGCGATGACCTCTTTATATGGGCAGCTGGCTGGCCTGAAGGAGCTCGGCCTTCTGGACTGCATCTCCTATATCACAGGGGCTTCGGGGTCCACCTGGTGAGCCGGTTGTGTGCTGAGCACcggggggtgaggggaggggatgCAGTAGAAAGGAAGTCCTAAGCCCATGGCCCCTGAGCAAACCGAATGGACTGGGAAAATGCTCGGTAGGGCAGTGTGCTCCCGGGAACAGGAAGGTGCTGGCCAGACGGGGGCCTTTGTGATGACCTTCGCCAACTCCTAAGCTTGTCCTTCCCTCAGGGCTTTGGCCAACCTCTATGAGGACCCAGAGTGGTCTCAAAAGGACCTGTCAGGGCCCACAGAGTTGCTGAAGACCCAGGTAACAAAGAGCAAGCTGGGTGCACTGGCCCCCAGCCAGCTTTGGCGGTACCGGCAAGAGCTGGCTGAGCGTGCTCGCCTGGGCCACCCGACCTGCTTCACCAACTTGTGGGCCCTCATTAATGAGGCCTTGCTTCATGACAAGGTAGGGAGAGGGGTGGGCCCCGGGTTGGTAAAGCTAAGGCAAAGCCATCTGGAGGTGGGCCCTTCCCTGGGTGACGTGGGAGACTCCCAGCATCGGGAAGCTGCGGGCTTGGGCTGAGCTCTTTCCTTCCCTCAGCCCCATGAGCACAAACTCTCGGATCAGCGAGAGGCCCTGACTCGAGGCCAGAACCCTCTGCCTATCTACTGTGCCCTCAACAGCAAGGAGCAGGGCCTCAGTACCTTTGAATTTGGGGGTGAGTGGCTTCAGAACTGGGGCCTGTACTCTTGCGGGTGGTAGAGTACAGTGTAATTAGTCCTGTGTATAAGAGGTCATTCTGATGTCCCCTTCTCTTGGTCCAAGTACCGGAAACTAGCACCCTATTATCACCCTATCACCTCTTATGCCCTTGGGATTGGGAAAGAGGCCTTAGTCCCATGCTTGTAACAAGGCCTGCGATCCTCCTCACCCTCTGGCAACCCTGAAATCCAGTCCCTGGCCTTCGAGGCTGAGGTGTATTGTCTTCACAGAATGGTGCGAGTTCTCCCCCTATGAAGTTGGCTTCCCCAAGTATGGCGCCTTCATCCCCTCTGAGCTCTTTGGCTCTGAGTTTTTCATGGGGCGGCTGGTGAAGCAGCTTCC
It encodes the following:
- the Pla2g4b gene encoding cytosolic phospholipase A2 beta isoform X2 encodes the protein MGAWKLSFDFRLYCEEQLISNGILVARELSCLHVELKRTGEPKRSERKVQLVVAGACEGPQDASAGTASFHFHYPACWEQDLNVRLQDDPHEQLKVPLQTLPSSQLVRLVFPTSQEPLMRLELKKEEGPKELAVRLRCGPCPEEQAFLSKRKQVVAAALKEALQLDQDLREDEIPVIAVMATGGGIRAMTSLYGQLAGLKELGLLDCISYITGASGSTWALANLYEDPEWSQKDLSGPTELLKTQVTKSKLGALAPSQLWRYRQELAERARLGHPTCFTNLWALINEALLHDKPHEHKLSDQREALTRGQNPLPIYCALNSKEQGLSTFEFGEWCEFSPYEVGFPKYGAFIPSELFGSEFFMGRLVKQLPESRICFLEGIWSNLFAASLQDSLYWSSEPSQFWDRWAKDQAELDKEQVPHLKIVEPPATAGRVAELFTDLLTKRPLAQATHNFTRGLHFHKDYFHHPHFSAWKASKLDGLPNQLTPAEPHLCLLDVGYLINTSCPPLLQPTRDVDLILSLDYNLHGAFQQLQLVSRFCQEQGIPFPSISPSPEEQRQPQECHLFCDPGRPEAPAVLHFPLVNDSFQGHSAPGVPRTSEEKAAGEVNLSSSDSPYHYTKVTYSQEDVDKLLRLTHYNICNNQDRLREAMQQAVQRRRTRRQFRPE
- the Pla2g4b gene encoding cytosolic phospholipase A2 beta isoform X1, translating into MALAKVPETCLLTVRILQASGLPSRDLVTSSDCYVTLNLPTASSHTLQTRTVRNSRDPVWNQNFHFRIHRQLKNVMELKVFDQDLVTKDDPVLSVLFDVGTLRVGTQRESFSLSTQEDGRLEVEFRLQTLTDCEEQLISNGILVARELSCLHVELKRTGEPKRSERKVQLVVAGACEGPQDASAGTASFHFHYPACWEQDLNVRLQDDPHEQLKVPLQTLPSSQLVRLVFPTSQEPLMRLELKKEEGPKELAVRLRCGPCPEEQAFLSKRKQVVAAALKEALQLDQDLREDEIPVIAVMATGGGIRAMTSLYGQLAGLKELGLLDCISYITGASGSTWALANLYEDPEWSQKDLSGPTELLKTQVTKSKLGALAPSQLWRYRQELAERARLGHPTCFTNLWALINEALLHDKPHEHKLSDQREALTRGQNPLPIYCALNSKEQGLSTFEFGEWCEFSPYEVGFPKYGAFIPSELFGSEFFMGRLVKQLPESRICFLEGIWSNLFAASLQDSLYWSSEPSQFWDRWAKDQAELDKEQVPHLKIVEPPATAGRVAELFTDLLTKRPLAQATHNFTRGLHFHKDYFHHPHFSAWKASKLDGLPNQLTPAEPHLCLLDVGYLINTSCPPLLQPTRDVDLILSLDYNLHGAFQQLQLVSRFCQEQGIPFPSISPSPEEQRQPQECHLFCDPGRPEAPAVLHFPLVNDSFQGHSAPGVPRTSEEKAAGEVNLSSSDSPYHYTKVTYSQEDVDKLLRLTHYNICNNQDRLREAMQQAVQRRRTRRQFRPE